A stretch of Vannielia litorea DNA encodes these proteins:
- a CDS encoding carbohydrate ABC transporter permease: protein MAAARPFGLFRNINAKIAAIPMVLTALVVFTGGTIWTVVYSFTNSKLLPREQWVGLAQYERLWGTERWNVAIENLLIYGACMVVLSLVVGFVLAALLDQKIRFENTFRTILLYPFALSFIVTGLIWQWLLNPDFGIQSVIRAMGWESFDFDPLYNADIVIYGVLIAGLWQGTGLVMCLMLAGLRGIDQEIWKAARVDGIPMWKTYIFIVIPMMRPVFITTLVIIASGIVRLYDLIVAQTGGGPGIASDVPAKYVYDYMFQGQNLGQGFAASTMMLLAVLVVIIPWAYLEFGGKKRV from the coding sequence ATGGCCGCGGCCCGCCCGTTTGGGCTTTTCCGGAACATCAACGCCAAGATCGCCGCCATCCCGATGGTGCTGACGGCGCTCGTCGTCTTTACCGGCGGCACGATCTGGACGGTGGTGTATTCCTTCACCAACTCCAAGCTGCTGCCCCGCGAGCAATGGGTGGGGCTGGCGCAATACGAACGGCTCTGGGGCACCGAGCGCTGGAACGTGGCGATCGAGAATCTGCTGATCTACGGCGCCTGCATGGTGGTGCTGTCGCTGGTCGTGGGCTTCGTGCTGGCGGCGCTGCTCGACCAGAAGATCCGGTTTGAAAACACCTTCCGCACCATCCTGCTCTACCCCTTCGCGCTGAGCTTCATCGTGACCGGGCTGATCTGGCAATGGCTGCTCAACCCCGATTTCGGCATCCAGTCGGTGATCCGGGCGATGGGCTGGGAGAGCTTCGATTTCGACCCGCTCTACAACGCCGACATCGTGATCTACGGCGTTCTGATCGCCGGGCTGTGGCAGGGCACCGGACTCGTCATGTGCCTGATGCTCGCTGGCCTGCGGGGCATTGACCAGGAGATCTGGAAGGCCGCGCGGGTGGACGGCATCCCGATGTGGAAGACCTATATCTTCATCGTCATCCCGATGATGCGCCCGGTCTTCATCACCACGCTCGTCATCATCGCCAGCGGCATCGTGCGGCTCTACGACCTGATCGTGGCGCAAACCGGGGGCGGGCCGGGGATCGCCTCGGATGTGCCGGCGAAATACGTCTACGACTACATGTTCCAGGGCCAGAACCTCGGCCAGGGCTTTGCCGCCTCGACGATGATGCTGCTTGCGGTGCTCGTGGTCATCATCCCCTGGGCCTATCTCGAATTCGGAGGGAAGAAGCGTGTCTGA